AACATTCTTCTCACAGATGATTCCGAAATTAGAAGTATAAACAAGGAGTTCAGGCACAAAGATGAACCAACAGACGTACTTTCCTTTCAGTACGGTTTGGAGGAAGAGACGATTGGTGATATAGTGATTTCGCTCGACAGAATCTCACAACAGGCTGCCGAGTTTGATAACTCATTTGAAGAAGAACTGTATTATATCTTGATTCACGGCGTGCTGCATGTTCTAGGTTATACCCACCATGGATACGATGATGAAGGAGAAGAAATATTTGATCTCCAGCGAGATTACTACACACGGTTTGTTGAGGAGGGATAGAGTTTGTCTGATTTCAGACCTTTTAGAGCGGTGAGACCTGCTGATGGAATGGAGCAAAAGGTCAACTGCCCACCTTATGATGTGATATCTTTTGAAGAAGCCAGAGAGATTGGGAGAAATCCAGAGAGTTTCATGCATGTCATCAGAGCTGAGATTGATCTTCCCATGGAATCAGATCATTATGCCGAGTCGGTCTATATGAAGGCAAAAGAGAACTTCGAGAGAATGTTGAATGATGGAATCCTCGTACAGGAGGAGGAACCGCTTTATTATGTTTACTGGCAGAAGATGAAAGATCATGTGCAGATTGGAGTAGTCGGCGGAGCCAGTGTGGAGGAGTATCAGAGAGATCTCATAAAGAAGCATGAACTCACAAGACAGGACAAAGAAGAAGATAGGGTAAAGCATATAAGAACCGTCAATGCAAATACGGGAATGGTCTTCCTCACATTCAGAGCAGATGACAAGCTTGATACTCTTTTGCAGGAGTACTGCAAGCAGTTGCCTCTGTCGATGCGAGTCATAGATGAAAACGATGTTGAACACAGACTGTATGCCGTCAAGGAAAAAGAAAAGGTGTCGGAGCTGAGGAGCGCATTTGAAGAAGTCGAGTGCATGTATATTGCCGATGGTCATCATCGTGCAGCGTCTTCTTCCAGAGTGAGGGAGATTCTTAAGGAATCCAACCTGGGGCATACGGGAGATGAAGAGTACAACTT
This portion of the Mesotoga infera genome encodes:
- a CDS encoding DUF1015 domain-containing protein, whose protein sequence is MSDFRPFRAVRPADGMEQKVNCPPYDVISFEEAREIGRNPESFMHVIRAEIDLPMESDHYAESVYMKAKENFERMLNDGILVQEEEPLYYVYWQKMKDHVQIGVVGGASVEEYQRDLIKKHELTRQDKEEDRVKHIRTVNANTGMVFLTFRADDKLDTLLQEYCKQLPLSMRVIDENDVEHRLYAVKEKEKVSELRSAFEEVECMYIADGHHRAASSSRVREILKESNLGHTGDEEYNFFMAVAFPHSHLEIMDYNRVVQDLNGLSESEFLERVGLVFEVEDAPESPFKPLKRHDFGMCLLGKWYRLSAREGTFDAKDPVSSLDVDILQKNLLSPLLGIDNPRKDSRIDFVGGIRGLKALENRIANGWAVAFSMFPTSMDELLAVADQGRIMPPKSTWFEPKLRSGLVVHLLR
- the ybeY gene encoding rRNA maturation RNase YbeY is translated as MEILIKNKTLKKIEESKITSIADKVIRAELGDRNIGALNILLTDDSEIRSINKEFRHKDEPTDVLSFQYGLEEETIGDIVISLDRISQQAAEFDNSFEEELYYILIHGVLHVLGYTHHGYDDEGEEIFDLQRDYYTRFVEEG